One genomic region from Pseudomonas hormoni encodes:
- a CDS encoding DUF805 domain-containing protein, with protein MSDNRFKIVFDGALLPGVDITSAKLNLAQLYKSEVEAIERLFTGKTVALKQGLSQTEAQTYLQALTKTGIDARIEAEPSIELNLDDVQHHAPASSQPIFADPESPYAPPRATVGENLPPFGTLKPFGVEGRIGRLRYLAWTMVLTLVMLGIGSVVAIFAIALISSDSTAGLIVGGLVAFFLCIAIAVVSIQISVQRLHDIGWSGWLWLLNLVPFVGSFFPFVIMCVPGTNIANRYGPPPPPNTTAVKVLSSLWVVVIALGFIGLLAGGFSAIQQEYENAAETSYDSGSVTTDEVEVEPAAEAEAAPDSADEEAEEAPAPVDSAKE; from the coding sequence ATGAGCGACAACCGTTTCAAGATCGTATTCGACGGCGCTCTGCTGCCGGGAGTCGACATCACCTCTGCCAAACTCAATCTGGCGCAGTTGTACAAAAGCGAAGTGGAGGCCATCGAACGGCTGTTCACCGGGAAGACGGTTGCGCTCAAGCAAGGCCTGTCGCAGACCGAGGCGCAAACCTACCTTCAGGCGCTGACGAAAACCGGCATCGATGCCCGTATCGAAGCCGAACCCTCGATTGAACTGAACCTGGACGATGTTCAACACCACGCCCCTGCCAGCAGCCAACCGATCTTCGCAGACCCCGAGTCTCCCTACGCACCGCCGCGGGCCACCGTTGGTGAAAACCTGCCGCCGTTCGGCACGCTCAAGCCTTTTGGTGTAGAAGGACGCATCGGCCGTTTGCGCTACCTGGCCTGGACCATGGTCCTGACGCTGGTCATGCTCGGCATCGGGTCGGTAGTGGCGATTTTTGCCATCGCCCTGATCAGTAGTGATTCGACCGCAGGCCTGATTGTCGGAGGCCTGGTGGCATTTTTTCTGTGCATTGCCATTGCGGTCGTCAGCATTCAGATCAGCGTACAGCGCCTGCACGACATTGGCTGGTCCGGCTGGCTCTGGTTACTGAATCTTGTGCCGTTCGTGGGCAGCTTCTTTCCGTTCGTGATCATGTGCGTGCCAGGCACCAACATCGCCAATCGCTACGGCCCTCCACCACCGCCGAACACCACGGCGGTAAAAGTGTTGTCTTCGCTGTGGGTCGTTGTGATTGCCCTCGGCTTTATTGGTCTGTTGGCGGGCGGCTTCAGTGCGATCCAGCAAGAGTACGAAAACGCTGCCGAAACCAGCTATGACAGCGGCTCGGTAACCACCGACGAAGTGGAAGTCGAGCCTGCTGCAGAGGCCGAAGCAGCCCCCGATTCCGCAGACGAGGAAGCCGAAGAAGCCCCGGCCCCTGTAGACTCTGCGAAAGAATGA
- a CDS encoding SDR family NAD(P)-dependent oxidoreductase has protein sequence MTRYALITGASSGIGLAMAEALARRGRSLILVARQRDQLESIAIELTQRFGVEVLFRACDLGEPLRLSGFLLELEEGDRQIDLLVNCAGIGTCGPFLAQDWMTEQDLIEVNILALTRLCHAIGNSMALQGGGQILNVASIAAFHPGPWMSTYYASKAYVLHFSEGLRVELKKCAVKVSVLCPGPTRTAFFRTAQLDTDKLVDSKLVMSPEEVALYTVRALDKNRAIIIPGRLNRWFAFLPRLGSRWLTRTIAGMVNKAYCPR, from the coding sequence ATGACCCGTTACGCTCTGATCACTGGCGCTTCCAGCGGCATCGGCCTGGCGATGGCCGAAGCGCTGGCCCGCCGTGGCCGCAGCCTGATTCTGGTGGCCCGACAGCGTGATCAGCTGGAAAGTATTGCGATTGAACTGACTCAACGCTTTGGTGTGGAAGTATTGTTTCGCGCCTGCGACCTCGGCGAGCCACTGCGCCTTTCCGGGTTTTTGCTGGAACTGGAGGAAGGTGACCGGCAAATCGACTTGCTGGTGAACTGCGCCGGCATCGGTACCTGCGGCCCCTTCCTGGCGCAGGACTGGATGACCGAACAAGATCTGATCGAAGTGAACATCCTCGCGCTCACCCGCCTGTGTCACGCCATCGGCAACAGCATGGCGTTGCAGGGTGGCGGGCAGATCTTGAATGTCGCCTCGATCGCGGCCTTCCATCCCGGCCCCTGGATGAGCACTTACTACGCCAGCAAGGCGTATGTACTGCACTTTTCCGAAGGACTGCGCGTTGAATTGAAGAAATGCGCGGTCAAGGTCTCGGTGCTTTGTCCCGGCCCGACCCGCACGGCCTTCTTCCGCACCGCACAACTGGACACCGACAAGCTGGTCGACAGCAAACTGGTGATGAGTCCTGAGGAAGTCGCGCTCTATACCGTGAGGGCGCTGGATAAAAATCGCGCCATTATCATTCCGGGTCGCCTGAACCGCTGGTTCGCCTTCCTGCCACGGCTCGGCTCGCGCTGGCTGACCCGGACAATCGCAGGCATGGTCAACAAGGCTTACTGCCCGCGCTGA
- a CDS encoding histidine triad nucleotide-binding protein, producing MDTLFTKIINREIPAKIIYEDDQVLAFHDIAPQAPVHFLVIPKKPVRTLNDLTEDDKALAGHILFTAQRLALELGCEEGFRVVMNCNPLGGQTVYHIHMHVLGQRQMHWPPG from the coding sequence GTGGATACTCTGTTCACCAAGATCATCAACCGGGAAATTCCGGCGAAGATCATTTACGAGGACGACCAGGTACTGGCCTTCCACGACATCGCCCCACAGGCACCCGTGCATTTTCTGGTGATCCCGAAGAAGCCGGTGCGCACCCTCAACGACCTCACCGAGGACGATAAGGCACTGGCCGGACATATTCTGTTCACCGCCCAGCGTCTGGCGCTGGAACTGGGCTGCGAAGAAGGTTTCCGTGTCGTCATGAACTGCAATCCACTGGGTGGACAGACCGTGTATCACATTCATATGCACGTGCTGGGTCAGCGCCAGATGCACTGGCCGCCGGGCTGA
- the coq7 gene encoding 2-polyprenyl-3-methyl-6-methoxy-1,4-benzoquinone monooxygenase encodes MTTQRHYSPIDRLLLQADAAMRTLLPFSGQPYRPSPAIVQPETQMSDEDTRHVAGLMRINHTGEVCAQALYQGQALTAKLPQVRAAMEHAAEEEIDHLVWCEQRIKQLGSHTSILNPLFYGMSFGIGAVAGLISDKVSLGFVAATEHQVCKHLNEHLEQLPAEDEKSRAILEQMRIDEEHHAESALEAGGFRFPAPVKFGMSLMAKVMTKSTYRI; translated from the coding sequence ATGACTACCCAACGTCACTACTCGCCGATTGACCGTCTTCTGCTGCAAGCCGATGCCGCGATGCGTACCCTGCTGCCCTTCAGTGGCCAGCCGTACCGTCCGTCCCCCGCGATCGTGCAGCCGGAAACGCAAATGAGCGACGAAGACACCCGGCACGTTGCCGGTTTGATGCGTATCAACCACACCGGCGAAGTCTGCGCCCAGGCGCTGTATCAGGGCCAGGCCCTGACCGCCAAGCTGCCGCAGGTGCGCGCGGCCATGGAACATGCTGCCGAAGAAGAAATCGACCACCTGGTCTGGTGCGAACAACGCATCAAGCAGTTGGGCAGCCACACCAGTATTCTCAACCCGCTGTTCTACGGCATGTCGTTCGGCATTGGCGCGGTGGCCGGGTTGATCAGCGACAAAGTCAGCCTGGGTTTTGTTGCAGCTACCGAGCATCAGGTGTGCAAGCACCTGAATGAACACCTTGAGCAGCTGCCGGCCGAGGACGAAAAATCCCGGGCGATTCTTGAGCAGATGCGGATTGATGAAGAGCACCATGCCGAAAGTGCGCTGGAGGCAGGGGGCTTTCGTTTTCCGGCACCGGTGAAGTTCGGGATGAGTTTGATGGCCAAGGTGATGACCAAGAGTACTTATCGGATCTGA
- the speD gene encoding adenosylmethionine decarboxylase: MKSKLKLHGFNNLTKTLSFNIYDICYAETPQDQQAYVEYINEEYNAKRLTQILTEVVDIIGANILNIASQDYDPQGASVTILISEEPVTPTDSQIEESPGPLPEIILAHLDKSHITVHTYPEIHPDAGIATFRVDIDVSTCGVISPLKALNFLIHQFDSDIVTVDYRVRGFTRDVEGNKHFIDHEINSIQNYLSDDTRDAYQMTDVNVYQENLFHTKMLLKNFELDNYLFGDATNNLSPEQRAQVTDRVKHEMLEIFYARNMPT, from the coding sequence GTGAAAAGCAAACTCAAGCTCCACGGGTTCAATAACCTGACAAAGACCTTGAGCTTCAACATCTATGACATCTGCTACGCGGAAACCCCGCAAGACCAGCAGGCTTACGTCGAGTACATCAATGAAGAGTACAACGCGAAGCGCCTGACGCAGATCCTCACAGAAGTTGTCGATATCATTGGTGCCAACATCCTGAACATCGCCAGTCAGGACTACGACCCACAGGGCGCCAGCGTCACGATTCTGATTTCGGAAGAGCCGGTGACCCCGACCGACAGCCAGATCGAAGAATCCCCGGGCCCATTGCCCGAGATCATCCTGGCCCACCTCGACAAGAGCCACATCACGGTGCACACCTACCCGGAAATCCATCCGGACGCTGGTATTGCGACCTTCCGTGTGGACATTGACGTGTCTACCTGTGGCGTCATTTCACCGCTGAAAGCGCTCAACTTCCTGATTCACCAGTTCGATTCGGACATCGTGACCGTGGATTATCGTGTGCGCGGTTTCACCCGTGACGTCGAAGGCAACAAGCACTTCATCGATCACGAGATCAACTCGATTCAGAACTACCTCTCCGACGACACCCGCGACGCGTACCAGATGACCGACGTGAACGTGTACCAGGAAAACCTGTTCCACACCAAAATGCTGTTGAAGAACTTCGAGCTGGATAACTACCTGTTCGGCGACGCGACCAATAACCTGTCCCCTGAGCAGCGTGCTCAAGTGACCGACCGTGTGAAACACGAAATGCTCGAAATCTTCTACGCGCGCAACATGCCGACCTAA
- a CDS encoding OsmC family protein yields the protein MKARIQWAGEAMFLGESGSGHVVVMDGPPDAGGRNLGVRPMEMLLLGVGGCSNFDVVSILKKSRQAVESCEAFLEAERATEDPKVFTKIHMHFVVKGRGLKEAQVKRAIELSAEKYCSASIMLGAAGVAITHDYEIIELG from the coding sequence ATGAAGGCACGCATCCAATGGGCTGGCGAAGCCATGTTCCTCGGCGAATCCGGTAGCGGTCATGTCGTGGTCATGGACGGTCCGCCCGATGCCGGTGGTCGTAATCTGGGTGTCCGGCCGATGGAAATGCTCCTGCTGGGTGTCGGCGGTTGCAGCAATTTCGATGTGGTCAGCATCCTCAAGAAGTCCCGTCAGGCCGTCGAAAGCTGTGAAGCCTTCCTCGAAGCCGAGCGTGCGACCGAGGACCCGAAGGTCTTCACCAAGATCCACATGCACTTCGTGGTCAAGGGCCGCGGGCTGAAAGAAGCCCAGGTCAAACGCGCCATCGAGCTGTCTGCCGAGAAGTATTGCTCGGCGTCGATCATGCTCGGCGCGGCCGGTGTTGCGATTACCCACGACTACGAAATCATCGAACTCGGTTGA
- the crp gene encoding cAMP-activated global transcriptional regulator CRP — translation MVAITPTPKIKNVDKLLMHCQRRRYAAKSNIICAGDRSETLFFIIKGSVTILIEDDDGREMIIAYLNAGDFFGELGLFEQAGLEQERSAWVRAKIECEVAEISYAKFRELSQQDPDILYVLSGQIAQRLRNTTRKVGDLAFFDVTGRVARCLLELCKQPDAMTHPDGMQIKVTRQEIGRIVGCSREMVGRVLKDLEERNLVDVKGKTMVVFGTR, via the coding sequence ATGGTTGCTATTACCCCTACACCCAAAATCAAGAACGTCGACAAGCTGTTGATGCATTGCCAGCGTCGTCGCTATGCGGCCAAGAGCAACATCATTTGTGCCGGCGACCGCTCGGAGACGCTGTTCTTCATCATCAAAGGCTCGGTCACCATCCTGATCGAGGATGACGATGGCCGTGAAATGATCATTGCCTACCTGAACGCCGGGGACTTTTTCGGTGAGCTGGGTCTGTTTGAACAGGCCGGCCTGGAACAGGAACGCAGCGCCTGGGTGCGCGCCAAGATCGAGTGCGAAGTCGCGGAAATCAGTTATGCAAAATTCCGCGAATTGTCCCAGCAAGATCCAGACATTCTTTACGTTCTGAGCGGACAAATCGCACAGCGTCTGCGCAACACCACCCGCAAGGTCGGCGACCTGGCGTTCTTTGACGTCACCGGGCGCGTTGCGCGTTGCTTGCTGGAATTGTGCAAACAGCCCGACGCCATGACCCATCCCGATGGCATGCAGATCAAGGTGACTCGTCAGGAAATCGGGCGGATTGTCGGGTGTTCCCGGGAGATGGTTGGCCGCGTCCTCAAGGATCTGGAGGAACGCAACCTGGTCGACGTCAAAGGCAAGACCATGGTGGTCTTCGGTACGCGCTAA
- a CDS encoding lipoate--protein ligase family protein — MTSPISLTIEAGLQAEQDLLASVCSGDSEFGLLFWQPSDKALVMPRRLNRLPGFDAACEVSAAAGWPVLLRETGGEPVPQSASTINIALVYAPPRSEGDQNRIETAYRRLCDPICQLLDELGGVSSLGEVDGAFCDGRFNVNLDGRKMVGTAQRWRQSKGGSRPVGLVHGALLLDDERESMVAAVNRFNEACGLDQRVRAESHIALHEKFAAPDALERLDALYRQLLADMFKV; from the coding sequence ATGACCTCTCCTATTTCCTTGACCATCGAAGCCGGCCTGCAAGCCGAACAGGATTTGCTGGCCTCAGTCTGCAGCGGCGACTCGGAATTCGGTCTGCTGTTCTGGCAGCCAAGTGACAAAGCACTGGTCATGCCACGCCGCTTGAATCGCCTGCCTGGTTTCGACGCCGCCTGCGAAGTATCTGCCGCCGCAGGTTGGCCAGTACTGTTGCGAGAAACCGGCGGCGAACCGGTGCCGCAATCGGCATCAACCATCAACATCGCGCTGGTCTACGCGCCGCCACGCAGCGAGGGCGACCAGAACCGCATCGAAACCGCTTATCGCCGACTCTGCGACCCGATTTGTCAGTTGCTGGATGAACTGGGCGGCGTTTCGTCTCTGGGCGAAGTGGATGGCGCATTCTGCGACGGCCGTTTCAACGTCAACCTCGACGGACGCAAGATGGTCGGCACCGCTCAGCGCTGGCGTCAAAGCAAGGGTGGTTCACGTCCGGTCGGGTTGGTGCATGGTGCTTTGTTGTTGGATGACGAGCGCGAATCGATGGTCGCGGCAGTCAATCGCTTCAACGAGGCGTGCGGTCTGGATCAGCGGGTTCGCGCCGAGAGCCACATCGCCTTGCATGAAAAATTTGCGGCGCCCGATGCACTGGAGCGGCTCGACGCGCTCTATCGCCAGTTGCTGGCGGACATGTTCAAGGTTTAG
- the trpC gene encoding indole-3-glycerol phosphate synthase TrpC, which translates to MSVPTVLENILARKVQEVAERSARVSLAELESLAKAADAPRGFAKALIAQAKLKHPAVIAEIKKASPSKGVIRENFVPADIARSYEKGGATCLSVLTDIDYFKGADAYLQQARAACKLPVIRKDFMIDPYQIVEARALGADCVLLIVSALDDVKMAELAAVAKSVGLDVLVEVHDGDELERALKTLDTPLVGVNNRNLHTFEVSLETTLDLLPRIPRDRLVITESGILNRADVELMEISDVYAFLVGEAFMRAESPGTELQRLFFPERGTAVSGSTLD; encoded by the coding sequence ATGAGTGTACCGACGGTTCTGGAAAACATTCTGGCGCGCAAAGTCCAGGAAGTCGCCGAGCGTAGTGCTCGTGTGAGCCTGGCGGAGCTGGAAAGTCTGGCCAAGGCGGCCGATGCACCCCGTGGTTTTGCCAAGGCATTGATCGCGCAGGCCAAGCTGAAACACCCGGCGGTCATTGCAGAAATCAAGAAGGCTTCGCCAAGCAAAGGCGTGATTCGCGAGAACTTCGTTCCGGCGGACATTGCCAGGAGTTACGAGAAGGGCGGGGCGACCTGCCTCTCGGTGCTCACCGATATCGATTACTTCAAGGGCGCCGATGCGTACCTGCAACAGGCCCGGGCGGCGTGCAAACTGCCGGTGATCCGCAAGGATTTCATGATCGATCCATACCAGATCGTCGAAGCCCGTGCGTTGGGCGCTGACTGCGTGCTGTTGATCGTCTCCGCACTGGATGACGTGAAAATGGCCGAACTGGCGGCAGTGGCCAAAAGCGTCGGCCTCGATGTGCTGGTGGAAGTCCACGATGGCGACGAGTTGGAGCGGGCCTTGAAAACCCTCGATACTCCGCTGGTCGGCGTGAACAACCGCAACCTGCACACGTTCGAAGTCAGCCTGGAAACCACCCTCGACCTGTTGCCGCGGATTCCGCGTGACCGTCTGGTCATCACTGAAAGCGGCATTCTCAATCGGGCCGATGTCGAGCTGATGGAAATCAGCGACGTGTATGCATTCCTGGTGGGTGAAGCGTTCATGCGCGCCGAAAGCCCGGGCACCGAACTGCAGCGTCTGTTCTTCCCTGAGCGTGGGACTGCTGTGAGTGGTTCGACACTCGACTGA
- the trpD gene encoding anthranilate phosphoribosyltransferase: MNIKTALSRIVDHLDLSTEEMRDVMREIMTGQCTDAQIGAFMMAMRMKSESIDEIVGAVSVMRELADKVELKTLDGVVDVVGTGGDGANIFNVSTASSFVVAAAGCTVAKHGNRAVSGKSGSADLLEAAGIYLNLTPVQVARCIDNVGIGFMFAQTHHRAMKYAAGPRKDLGLRTLFNMLGPLTNPAGVKHQVVGVFSQALCRPLAEVLQRLGSKHVLVVHSKDGLDEFSLAAPTYVAELKNDQITEYWVEPEDLGMKSQSLHGLAVESPAASLELIRDALGKRKTESGQKAAEMIVLNAGAALYAADLATSLKEGVALAHDALHTGLAREKLEELGAFTAVFRVENEG, translated from the coding sequence ATGAATATCAAGACAGCCCTGAGCCGTATCGTCGATCACCTCGACCTCAGCACCGAAGAAATGCGCGATGTGATGCGCGAGATCATGACCGGGCAGTGCACGGACGCGCAGATCGGCGCGTTCATGATGGCCATGCGCATGAAGAGCGAAAGCATCGACGAGATCGTCGGCGCCGTGTCGGTCATGCGCGAGCTGGCGGACAAGGTCGAACTCAAGACCCTCGACGGCGTGGTCGATGTGGTCGGCACCGGCGGTGACGGGGCCAACATTTTCAACGTTTCGACGGCTTCTTCCTTTGTGGTGGCGGCGGCCGGTTGCACCGTGGCCAAGCACGGTAACCGTGCAGTGTCGGGCAAAAGCGGCAGCGCCGATCTGCTGGAAGCGGCGGGCATCTACCTGAACCTGACCCCGGTTCAGGTGGCACGTTGCATCGACAACGTCGGCATCGGTTTCATGTTTGCCCAGACTCATCACCGTGCCATGAAGTACGCCGCCGGCCCGCGCAAGGATCTTGGTTTGCGTACCTTGTTCAACATGCTCGGCCCGCTTACGAATCCGGCCGGCGTGAAACATCAGGTGGTGGGCGTGTTCAGCCAGGCGCTGTGCCGGCCGTTGGCCGAAGTCTTGCAGCGTTTGGGCAGCAAACACGTGCTGGTGGTGCACTCGAAGGATGGCCTGGACGAGTTCAGTCTGGCCGCGCCGACTTACGTGGCGGAATTGAAGAATGACCAGATCACCGAGTATTGGGTCGAACCCGAAGATTTGGGCATGAAGAGCCAGAGCCTGCACGGCCTGGCGGTGGAAAGCCCGGCCGCTTCGCTCGAGCTGATTCGCGATGCACTTGGCAAGCGCAAGACCGAGAGTGGTCAGAAAGCCGCCGAGATGATCGTGCTCAATGCCGGTGCTGCGCTATACGCCGCCGACCTGGCGACCAGTTTGAAAGAAGGCGTTGCCCTGGCGCACGATGCGCTGCACACAGGCCTCGCTCGGGAAAAACTTGAGGAGTTGGGTGCATTTACCGCGGTATTCAGAGTGGAGAATGAGGGATGA
- a CDS encoding aminodeoxychorismate/anthranilate synthase component II, with translation MLLMIDNYDSFTYNVVQYLGELGSQVKVVRNDELTIAEIEALNPERIVVSPGPCTPNEAGVSIDVIKHFGGKLPILGVCLGHQSIGQAFGGDVVRARQVMHGKTSPVFHEDKGVFEGLNHPLTVTRYHSLIVKRETLPDCLELTAWTQLEDGSVDEIMGLRHKTLNIEGVQFHPESILTEQGHELFANFLKQTGGTR, from the coding sequence ATGTTGCTGATGATCGATAACTACGACTCTTTTACTTACAACGTTGTGCAATACCTCGGTGAGCTTGGCTCCCAGGTCAAAGTCGTGCGCAACGATGAACTCACCATCGCCGAAATCGAAGCCCTCAACCCTGAGCGCATTGTCGTGTCTCCCGGTCCTTGCACCCCGAACGAAGCCGGCGTTTCGATTGATGTGATCAAACACTTTGGCGGCAAATTGCCGATTCTGGGCGTCTGCCTGGGCCATCAGTCCATCGGCCAGGCCTTTGGTGGCGACGTGGTCCGCGCCCGTCAGGTGATGCACGGCAAGACCAGCCCGGTGTTCCACGAGGACAAAGGTGTCTTCGAAGGCCTGAACCATCCGCTGACCGTCACGCGTTATCACTCGCTGATCGTCAAGCGTGAAACCCTGCCGGATTGCCTGGAGCTGACCGCCTGGACCCAGCTTGAAGACGGCTCGGTCGACGAGATCATGGGCCTGCGCCACAAGACGTTGAACATCGAAGGTGTGCAGTTCCACCCTGAGTCTATCCTGACTGAACAGGGCCACGAGTTGTTCGCCAACTTCCTCAAACAAACCGGCGGCACGCGCTAA
- the trpE gene encoding anthranilate synthase component I, which produces MIREEFLRLAAAGYNRIPLACETLADFDTPLSIYLKLADEPNSYLLESVQGGEKWGRYSIIGLPCRTVLRVHDHHVSVTHDGVEIESHEAEDPLAFVEAFKARYNVPTIPGLPRFNGGLVGYFGYDCVRYVEKRLGKCPNPDPLGVPDILLMVSDAVVVFDNLAGKMHAIVLADPSQDDAFEQGQARLEELLEKLRQPITPRRGLDFSKQQSADPVFRSSFTQDDYEKAVDTIKEYILAGDCMQVVPSQRMSIDFKAAPIDLYRALRCFNPTPYMYFFNFGDFHVVGSSPEVLVRVEDNLITVRPIAGTRPRGANEEADLALEKDLLSDDKEIAEHLMLIDLGRNDTGRVSEIGSVKLTEKMVIERYSNVMHIVSNVTGQLKAGLTAMDALRAILPAGTLSGAPKIRAMEIIDELEPVKRGVYGGAVGYFAWNGNMDTAIAIRTAVIKNGELHVQAGGGIVADSVPALEWEETLNKRRAMFRAVALAEQTPES; this is translated from the coding sequence ATGATCCGCGAAGAATTCCTGCGTTTGGCCGCTGCCGGCTATAACCGCATCCCGCTTGCCTGCGAAACCCTGGCCGACTTCGACACGCCGCTGTCGATCTATTTGAAACTGGCTGACGAGCCCAATTCCTATCTGCTTGAATCCGTTCAGGGCGGGGAGAAGTGGGGCCGTTACTCGATCATCGGCCTGCCGTGCCGCACCGTGCTGCGCGTTCATGACCATCACGTCAGCGTGACTCATGACGGCGTCGAGATCGAAAGCCACGAAGCGGAAGATCCACTGGCCTTCGTCGAAGCCTTCAAAGCCCGCTACAACGTACCGACCATCCCCGGCCTGCCGCGTTTCAACGGCGGTCTGGTGGGTTACTTCGGCTACGACTGCGTGCGCTATGTGGAGAAGCGTCTGGGCAAGTGCCCGAACCCGGACCCGTTGGGCGTACCGGACATTTTGCTGATGGTGTCCGATGCGGTGGTGGTGTTCGACAACCTCGCCGGCAAGATGCACGCGATTGTCCTCGCCGACCCGTCGCAGGACGATGCCTTCGAGCAAGGTCAGGCGCGCCTGGAAGAGCTGCTGGAAAAACTCCGCCAGCCCATCACCCCGCGCCGTGGCCTGGATTTCAGCAAGCAACAATCGGCTGATCCGGTGTTCCGTTCCAGTTTCACCCAGGACGATTACGAAAAAGCCGTCGACACCATCAAGGAATACATCCTCGCCGGTGACTGCATGCAGGTCGTGCCGTCCCAGCGCATGTCGATCGACTTCAAGGCTGCGCCGATTGATCTGTACCGGGCGCTGCGCTGCTTCAACCCGACGCCTTACATGTACTTTTTCAACTTCGGCGACTTCCATGTCGTCGGCAGTTCGCCGGAAGTGCTGGTGCGGGTCGAAGACAACCTGATCACCGTGCGCCCGATTGCCGGCACCCGGCCGCGTGGGGCCAACGAAGAAGCGGATCTGGCACTGGAAAAAGACCTGCTGTCCGACGACAAGGAAATCGCCGAACACCTGATGCTCATCGACCTGGGCCGTAACGACACCGGTCGCGTCTCGGAAATCGGTTCTGTGAAGCTCACCGAGAAGATGGTCATCGAGCGTTATTCCAACGTGATGCACATCGTTTCCAACGTCACCGGGCAACTGAAGGCCGGGTTGACGGCGATGGATGCGCTGCGGGCGATCCTGCCGGCGGGCACCTTGTCCGGCGCACCGAAGATTCGCGCCATGGAAATCATCGACGAACTGGAACCGGTCAAGCGTGGCGTCTACGGCGGCGCGGTCGGTTACTTCGCCTGGAACGGCAACATGGACACCGCGATTGCCATTCGCACCGCGGTGATCAAGAACGGCGAGCTGCATGTGCAGGCCGGTGGCGGCATCGTTGCCGACTCGGTGCCGGCGCTGGAATGGGAAGAAACCCTGAACAAGCGTCGCGCCATGTTCCGTGCAGTCGCCCTGGCTGAACAAACCCCGGAAAGCTGA
- a CDS encoding phosphoglycolate phosphatase, which produces MSGFEQLFPGRLPRLVMFDLDGTLVDSVPDLAAAVDNMLLKLGRQPVGIESVRDWVGNGVHMLVRRALANHIDAEGVDEVEAEHALELFNGFYEDGHDLTVVYPGVRDTLKWLNKQGVEMALITNKPERFVAPLLDQMKIGRYFKWIIGGDTLPQKKPDPAALFFVMKMANIPASQSLFVGDSRSDVLAAKAAGVKCVALSYGYNHGRPIAEESPALVIDDLRKLIPGCLDPAAEITLADAVQPPSGNAIVVVTRKLWMKVIKALARWRWRA; this is translated from the coding sequence ATGAGCGGCTTTGAGCAGCTGTTCCCGGGGCGTCTGCCACGGCTGGTGATGTTCGATCTGGACGGCACGCTGGTCGATTCGGTCCCTGACCTCGCCGCGGCGGTGGATAACATGCTGCTCAAACTCGGGCGTCAGCCTGTCGGCATCGAATCGGTGCGTGACTGGGTCGGCAACGGCGTGCACATGCTGGTGCGCCGGGCCCTGGCCAATCACATCGACGCCGAGGGTGTCGATGAGGTCGAAGCCGAACATGCCCTGGAATTGTTCAACGGCTTTTATGAGGACGGTCACGATCTGACGGTGGTTTACCCCGGCGTGCGTGACACCCTCAAGTGGCTGAACAAACAAGGCGTGGAAATGGCGCTGATCACCAACAAGCCGGAACGCTTCGTCGCGCCGCTGCTGGATCAGATGAAGATCGGCCGCTATTTCAAATGGATCATCGGCGGCGACACCCTGCCGCAGAAGAAACCCGACCCGGCCGCGCTGTTTTTCGTGATGAAAATGGCCAACATTCCGGCGTCCCAGTCGTTGTTCGTCGGCGATTCGCGCAGTGATGTGCTGGCGGCGAAAGCGGCGGGGGTCAAATGTGTCGCTCTCAGTTACGGCTACAACCATGGTCGGCCGATTGCCGAAGAGTCGCCGGCGCTGGTCATCGACGACCTGCGCAAGCTAATTCCCGGTTGCCTGGATCCGGCCGCTGAGATAACGTTGGCCGACGCTGTTCAACCCCCTTCTGGAAACGCCATCGTGGTGGTCACTCGCAAACTCTGGATGAAAGTCATCAAGGCCCTGGCCCGCTGGCGTTGGCGCGCCTGA